One genomic window of Cannabis sativa cultivar Pink pepper isolate KNU-18-1 chromosome 2, ASM2916894v1, whole genome shotgun sequence includes the following:
- the LOC133034058 gene encoding uncharacterized protein LOC133034058, which produces MRYNHKFIFEEFISLNDQGILYNFDDHAALNQQVHLCSDNIDNIVARGYLYEHVGTIKVHCQDYDDSHARIMVSEILQEDAEIPVPIEEFRYVRDVYQMFLPWPKHLILTTEGPLAQPPSRRDASKGKAPMLSPQSRGAREDDLFTEEKMALIPNSLKWMIHEFLRLKDKRDIITISVPRGFIAPRTQIILSGEDLQPVATCNYIGNQGMLFGMMHIWESINGLRKIFKFYDPELLTVHGINDEEQSQSFDDAARRLANWLSLMNNNHQMFFIPWNIG; this is translated from the exons atgaggtacaaccacaaatttaTCTTTGAGGAGTtcatttccctcaacgaccaaggtatcctatacaattttgatgaccatgcggcccttaatcagcaagtacatctctgctctgacaacatcgacaatattgtggcccgagggtatttgtacgagcatgtgggtacgatcaaagttcactgccaggattacgatgattcacatgctcggatcatggtttcggaaatcctgcaagaggacgctgaaatcccagtcccaattgaagagttcagatatgttagggacgtgtaccagatgttccttccttggcctaaacacttaattttaacaaccgag ggtccactcgctcaaccgccctcaagacgtgatgcgtcaaaggggaaagctccgatgctttctccacaaagccgtggtgcacgggaagatgacttgttcacggaagagaagatggcgttgatccctaattcgctaaaatggatgattcatgaattcctaaggctcaaagataaacgtgatataatcacaatttctgtcccccgaggattcattgcaccgcgtacccagatcattttatctggagaggatttgcagccggttgctacgtgtaactacatcggcaaccagggaatgctgtttggaatgat gcacatatgggagagcatcaacggtctgagaaaaattttcaagttttacgacccagagcttctcacagtgcatgggatcaacgatgaagaacagagtcagtcttttgacgatgcggcaagacgattggctaattggttatcattaatgaacaacaaccaccaaatgttctttattccttggaatatcgggtaa
- the LOC133034646 gene encoding uncharacterized protein LOC133034646 codes for MVEIAATQPAPTEDEPDEPAVDPTQYPRDLPVMTQVLGERSRHLRGFGHLPRLKGVGAKRAPATHPSAPPTVTMEQYEALQKKVEEAEQTTQHTRQQYETQQLYLRRFQDQFEYLSRAVPGFNLPPMDLPPLPTPGAGSSAAPGAGSSSQPPETQRNNDDDITRL; via the coding sequence atggttgaaataGCGGCAACTCAACCAGCGCCCACTGAAGATGAGCCCGATGAGCCTGCTGTCGATCCTACACAGTACCCCCGAGACTTACCTGTTATGACGCAAGTACTCGGGGAACGATCTCGACATCTTAGAGGCTTTGGCCATCTCCCCAGACTGAAGGGAGTTGGGGCCAAAAGAGCACCTGCCACGCATCCTTCAGCCCCACCGACTGTTACAATGGAACAGTACGAGGCTTTACAGAAAAAAGTAGAGGAAGCGGAGCAGACAACTCAACATACGAGGCAGCAGTATGAGACACAACAACTCTACCTCAGACGATTCCAAGATCAGTTTGAGTATCTTTCTCGAGCTGTGCCGGGTTTCAACTTGCCTCCCATGGATCTTCCACCATTGCCCACTCCTGGTGCTGGATCATCGGCTGCTCCTGGTGCTGGATCGTCATCGCAGCCTCCCGAGACTCAGAGAAACAACGATGACGACATTACCCGCCTATag